In the Triticum aestivum cultivar Chinese Spring chromosome 2B, IWGSC CS RefSeq v2.1, whole genome shotgun sequence genome, GTGTTATACGCAGTGCAATTGTACTGACTATATGTGCACTCCCACCTTTTTTACATAGTGCATACAGTACATATATGCACATATATCATTTTTTACAATGTGTTATACGCAACGCAATCGTTAGTGACTATATCATTTCGAAGGAAGAGAAGAGGCTATTTAAACCCACATTTCTAATATGTTTATGTCTAGTAATCATCACACAAGACAACTTATTATTATAATCATTCTGATAAATTGTAAAAATAATAGTGGAATGATATCGGTATTGCCtctaaagaaagaaaataaaaaaattcaaaatcaaaataatgaaattttctatgaaagaatgaaaccctttaagaacaaagaaaataaaaaaactaaaacatAATCAAATAATAAAAATTTCTAGGGAATAATGAACCCctttaagaaaaaaagaaaaagagaaaaaaaattgcaCACAAGTTTGCACTGAAATTGCACTTTAGTAATATGCGAGCAAGAAACATATAATATTGCAATTTGGCACTCtactataatttacacacatgttgTACAGTACTTGTGTGTATATTTatttaaacacacaaaaatataatattttctaaaaaagaatgaagtagtggcattggtaccaccctttaagaagaaaggaaTGAAAAAATATGTCATGATAAAATTTGTACATAATTTACACATAAATTGCACTTTTTATAGCTATGCAAGAACTAACATATACTAGTAGAATTTACATAAAAAATAAGTTTCatagaaggaatgaattagtgtcATTGGTATTACCTTTAGATAAGAGAGAAAGGGAAATAAAAACTTAAAATAAAATTTCGTCAAGATTCATACaaaaattcactttttataatatgTAAGAAGAAACATATAGCAGTGAAATTTCCATAGTATAACATATAGTATACATGTAGTACTTGGGTGCATATATTTACACACACTCAACATCCAAAAAAAGCATGAAAAAAGAAAAGTCAACAAAAAAGCTAAAACACACAAAAATAAccaataaaaggaaataaaaagaaaaaaatgcataGAAACAGAAAACcagaataaaaaataaagaaaaaatactcAAAAAAGAAAGAATGAATATGTGGCATTGTTATTACCATTTAAGAACAAAGAAAATGGGAAAACAGAATCAAACACAAACACTGACATAATTTGCACGAAATATACATAAAAATTGCGATTTTtaaaaatatgcaagaataagcaaaGAAAAGTGAAGCTTTTGCAAAAACAAAATCTAAGAACAAATAAATAGTGGCATTTGTTATGAAAATGAAGTAAAGACAAACAATATCAAAATAATTTTTTTCTGAAAAGGAAAGAATTAGTAGCGTTGGTATTTCCTTTTAAGAATAGAGAAATAAAAAAAACTAGCGCACGACTTTGCCCCAAAATTGCACTTTATCGTGATACGtaaaaataatcataatcataaaTATTTGTCACATATTATATAGTATTTTTGTATGTATATAATTAAACTCAGCCAAAAACccataaaaacagaaaataaccgataaagaaaaaggtaaaaggaaaaagaaaaacgtaacccagaaaaagaagaaaacaaccCAAGAAGCAATTTGACTGACCCAAAATAGGGGGCAATCGATTCCACACAGCCCAACCCAACAACAGAATTAAACAAAAAAAAAATGAAACAACACAGATCTCAAAGCGCATCCAACGAACGGAACATTGATTGACCACAAAATAAAAAATCAGCTGACTGAAATGTAGCAAAAGTGATTAGAACTAGCCACTGTATCTTATCTTACGTACTGCCATGCATGTATGATCCCCTGTCAAAATCTTTTCACGCGCCTTGGGTTTTGTTGCTAATGAATTCCCTGCCTTTGCTTCTTTTTCTTCACGAATGGAGAGTTCCTCTACCTGATAACCTCCGTCAGCGTCACCGTGTATAAGTACTCACCCACTTGCCAGTAGCCACTGGGCAACTCCTCTCTCTCACTCAACTGCTACTACCACCAGCTTGCCAGCAGCCACTCGGCAACTTCTCTCTTAGCTAGCTCGTGTCGCGCGCGATGGGCCCTCAGCTTCTGCTCGTCCTTCTGCTCGTCGTATCTGGAGGCGTTGCCGCTGCCGGCGCCGACGAGGCCGGGCTGCCCCGACTCGAGTTCCAAGGCGTCGTCGACTGGGGCCGCGGGAACGCGTCCGTTGCGCCGGAGGAGCTGGCGTTCATGGACGTCATCTCCGCGGACGGCGCCTGCGGGCGCTTCGCCCGCCTCGTCGCCGAGACGGGGAACGCGGGCGAGGTCTTCCGGGGGCgcgtcgcgggcggcggcggtctcACGGTGTTATGCCCCGAGGACAAGGCCTTCGCCAAGTTCGAGCCGACGTTCCGGAGCCTCGGCGCCGACGACCGGCTCGCCGTGCTGCTGTACCACGCCACGGCGGCATGCTACGGCAGGGAGCATTTCCAGGCATTCGACTGGGTGGCGGTGAGCACGCTGGCCGTCGACGGGGCCACCAACAAGGGCATCGCCATCACCCTCCGCGACGACGGGGACACGGTGGAGATGTGGCCGTCGCCGCCGTCATGGGAGAGCGCTGCCAGGGTGACCAAGACGGCGTCCGAGGAGCCCCCACTTGCCGTGTACGTCGTCGACGCCGTGCTGGTGCCGAGCCATGTGCGACGACTGCTGGATGGGGGCGACGAGGTGTCTGGTCTCGGCTGGTTGGACTACCGCATGCCGCTCTGGGTGACCTTGCTACTCGTGGCCGTGGCGAACCTGGGGAACATGGTGGACACCTTGATCAGATTT is a window encoding:
- the LOC123040977 gene encoding fasciclin-like arabinogalactan protein 2, translated to MGPQLLLVLLLVVSGGVAAAGADEAGLPRLEFQGVVDWGRGNASVAPEELAFMDVISADGACGRFARLVAETGNAGEVFRGRVAGGGGLTVLCPEDKAFAKFEPTFRSLGADDRLAVLLYHATAACYGREHFQAFDWVAVSTLAVDGATNKGIAITLRDDGDTVEMWPSPPSWESAARVTKTASEEPPLAVYVVDAVLVPSHVRRLLDGGDEVSGLGWLDYRMPLWVTLLLVAVANLGNMVDTLIRFLVTLN